In Methylomagnum ishizawai, one DNA window encodes the following:
- a CDS encoding DUF1566 domain-containing protein gives MRSSIRLLAWAGLLAVAGTAAPAVPPTGTQVYANGYAQGGSNASFTWLNPGPLIYKVWVQIPAQGTASNAPYRVYPKGNPSGGTACTPDDPLTPCFEVPINQAARQKRWVQLTLNKDPETAWRFTKAGFVSVDASTVSPGETLGAAAAVFQDASPLAIGKTYQGGIIFYLNAAKSHGLIAAPTDQGTDSTWWNGAYLPVAAGPDNTAIGMGQANTEAIVAAQGAGGYAARLCYDLVIGKYTDWYLPSKDELNLMYTNIGPGAAAPLTNVGGFASALYWSSSGYQYDDRYAWGQGFGASGQSPTPKSYPFRVRAVRSF, from the coding sequence ATGCGATCAAGCATCAGGTTACTCGCCTGGGCCGGGCTATTGGCCGTAGCTGGGACCGCCGCTCCGGCGGTACCCCCCACAGGCACCCAGGTCTATGCCAATGGCTATGCCCAGGGCGGCAGCAATGCCAGCTTCACTTGGCTCAACCCCGGCCCGCTCATCTATAAAGTATGGGTGCAGATACCGGCCCAGGGCACAGCCAGCAACGCGCCCTACCGGGTCTATCCCAAGGGCAACCCCTCGGGCGGAACGGCCTGTACGCCGGACGACCCGCTCACGCCCTGCTTCGAGGTGCCGATCAACCAAGCCGCCCGGCAAAAACGGTGGGTACAACTGACCCTCAACAAAGACCCAGAGACCGCCTGGAGATTCACCAAGGCAGGCTTCGTGAGCGTGGACGCCAGCACCGTCAGCCCCGGCGAGACGCTGGGCGCGGCGGCGGCGGTGTTCCAGGACGCCAGCCCCCTGGCGATAGGCAAGACCTACCAGGGCGGGATCATCTTCTATCTCAACGCGGCCAAGAGCCATGGCCTGATCGCCGCGCCGACCGATCAAGGCACGGACAGCACTTGGTGGAATGGCGCATACCTCCCGGTCGCAGCCGGCCCGGACAACACCGCCATCGGCATGGGCCAGGCCAACACCGAGGCCATCGTCGCGGCGCAGGGCGCGGGCGGCTACGCCGCACGGCTCTGCTACGACCTGGTGATCGGCAAATACACCGACTGGTACCTGCCCTCCAAGGACGAACTGAACCTGATGTACACCAATATCGGGCCAGGAGCCGCCGCGCCGCTGACCAATGTGGGAGGATTCGCCAGCGCCCTCTATTGGAGTTCCTCCGGCTACCAATACGACGACCGCTATGCCTGGGGCCAGGGTTTCGGTGCCAGCGGCCAAAGCCCGACCCCCAAGAGCTACCCGTTCCGGGTCCGCGCCGTGCGGAGTTTTTAG
- a CDS encoding DUF1269 domain-containing protein, which produces MSELIVIGYDNLFQAEEVRLKLLKMQRDYLIDLEDAVVAVKQADDKVKLNQVFNLTQAGAIGGSFWGALVGMLFLNPLLGAAVGAGAGAISGALSDVGIDDDFMKNLADTFKPGTSALFILVRKATPDKVLDELRGAGGKIIQTSLSHEDEAKLQAALDAAQTRTTAVF; this is translated from the coding sequence ATGAGCGAATTGATCGTCATCGGCTACGACAACCTATTCCAGGCGGAGGAAGTCCGGCTCAAGCTCTTGAAGATGCAGCGCGACTACCTGATCGATCTGGAGGACGCGGTGGTCGCGGTCAAGCAGGCGGACGACAAGGTCAAGCTGAACCAAGTGTTCAACCTGACCCAGGCCGGGGCCATCGGCGGGAGTTTCTGGGGCGCCCTGGTCGGAATGCTGTTCCTGAACCCGCTGCTGGGCGCGGCGGTGGGCGCGGGGGCCGGGGCCATCTCCGGCGCCCTGAGCGATGTCGGCATCGACGACGATTTCATGAAAAACCTGGCCGACACCTTCAAGCCCGGCACTTCCGCCCTGTTCATCCTGGTCCGCAAGGCCACGCCGGACAAGGTCTTGGACGAACTGCGCGGCGCGGGCGGCAAGATCATCCAGACCTCGCTCTCGCACGAGGACGAAGCCAAGCTGCAAGCGGCCCTGGACGCGGCGCAAACCCGCACCACCGCCGTGTTCTGA
- a CDS encoding S1 family peptidase: protein MRLAMRCGIGVVCAGLAGSVAAEVDPTASLSVVQIRGYMAGGRVFYGSGVVVAQDRVATNCHVTRDAGRITVGKGALSFPATAQRADTRRDLCVLVVPGLPLPVARLGRDGEVGVGQSLYFYGYPHAIGIAYAEARVRALHPFEGGRVIETTADFTFGGSGGGLFDGQGRLVGLATFLSAAQSRGYAIPSAWIAAVEAGEAHEIGPLRGLTFWEDAAALPAFLRTLGK from the coding sequence ATGCGATTAGCGATGCGATGCGGAATAGGGGTGGTCTGCGCGGGCTTGGCGGGGTCCGTGGCGGCGGAAGTGGACCCTACGGCTTCCCTCAGCGTGGTGCAGATACGGGGGTATATGGCGGGGGGCCGGGTGTTTTATGGCTCGGGCGTGGTGGTGGCGCAGGACCGGGTGGCGACCAATTGCCATGTCACCCGCGACGCCGGGCGGATCACCGTCGGCAAGGGGGCGTTGAGCTTCCCGGCTACCGCCCAGCGGGCCGATACCCGGCGCGACCTGTGCGTGCTGGTGGTGCCGGGCCTGCCGTTGCCGGTGGCGCGTTTGGGGCGGGACGGGGAGGTGGGCGTCGGCCAGTCGCTGTATTTCTATGGTTATCCCCATGCCATCGGCATCGCCTACGCCGAGGCCCGTGTGCGGGCCTTGCATCCTTTCGAGGGCGGGCGGGTGATCGAAACCACGGCGGATTTCACCTTCGGCGGCAGTGGCGGGGGCTTGTTCGATGGGCAAGGCCGTTTGGTGGGCTTGGCGACTTTCCTGTCCGCCGCGCAGTCGCGGGGTTATGCGATCCCCAGCGCCTGGATCGCCGCCGTCGAGGCCGGGGAGGCCCACGAGATCGGGCCGTTGCGGGGTTTGACGTTTTGGGAGGATGCGGCGGCCTTGCCGGCTTTTTTGCGGACGCTGGGGAAATAA
- a CDS encoding lytic transglycosylase domain-containing protein — protein sequence MVGRETATAATGEHPEQKPKKIRKRKAVAKPKEAIPPIPPKPKFRHRVAALLMALLRRFPWRMTGLVGTEILALAGVGLILIIAVLGRSADWFGGTGLAENLLPFAGMVLLLVLLGSGLLWAWWRARGWLWRLSQYLPAALALGLALGAGFLAGREPFRRELAHLRALVGGSEEAERVTIAHQVFAAYRRSDLAQTRRILDRAQPYLPAIRAAALANEIDGEILLGIGAAESSFLPRDSKDGGRGLFQITAPPKAAVDAARRQLGTDKPDPLNSTHNAHLAAATLRHYLREMGGDLFLALLAYNIGPKNGGLRSIMNQYGARDFVTIQPYLQNLPRDYPVRVLSAALAYRLWRTDGRLPRYEEGNNAQHIQEVGIPGLGDGGAWVHRKAGTPPA from the coding sequence ATGGTGGGGCGTGAAACGGCGACGGCGGCGACCGGAGAACACCCGGAGCAAAAACCCAAGAAAATCCGTAAGCGCAAGGCGGTCGCCAAGCCCAAGGAAGCCATCCCGCCAATCCCGCCCAAGCCCAAATTCAGACACCGGGTCGCCGCTTTGCTCATGGCCTTGCTGCGGCGTTTCCCCTGGCGCATGACCGGGCTGGTCGGCACGGAAATCCTGGCGCTCGCCGGGGTCGGACTCATCCTCATTATCGCGGTGCTGGGCCGGTCGGCGGATTGGTTCGGTGGCACCGGCCTCGCCGAAAACCTCCTGCCCTTCGCCGGGATGGTCCTGTTGCTGGTGCTGTTGGGGTCGGGCTTGTTGTGGGCGTGGTGGCGGGCGCGGGGCTGGCTATGGCGGTTATCGCAATACCTGCCTGCCGCGCTGGCCCTGGGCTTGGCGCTGGGAGCCGGATTCCTGGCCGGGCGCGAACCGTTCCGGCGTGAACTCGCCCACCTCCGCGCCCTGGTCGGCGGCAGCGAGGAAGCCGAGCGCGTCACCATCGCCCATCAGGTGTTCGCCGCCTACCGCCGTTCCGACCTCGCCCAGACGCGCCGCATCCTCGACCGCGCCCAGCCCTACCTCCCTGCCATCCGCGCCGCCGCCCTGGCCAACGAGATCGACGGCGAAATCCTGCTCGGCATCGGCGCGGCGGAATCCTCGTTCCTGCCCCGCGACAGCAAGGACGGCGGGCGCGGCCTGTTCCAAATCACCGCGCCCCCCAAAGCCGCCGTCGATGCCGCCCGCCGCCAACTCGGCACCGACAAGCCCGACCCGCTCAATTCCACCCACAACGCCCATCTCGCCGCCGCCACCCTGCGCCATTACCTCAGGGAGATGGGGGGCGATTTGTTCCTGGCGCTGTTGGCCTACAACATCGGTCCCAAGAATGGCGGTTTGCGCTCCATCATGAACCAATACGGCGCCCGCGATTTCGTCACCATCCAACCCTATCTCCAGAACCTGCCGCGTGATTATCCGGTCCGGGTGTTGAGCGCGGCCTTGGCCTACCGGCTGTGGCGTACCGATGGCCGCTTGCCCCGCTACGAGGAAGGCAACAACGCCCAGCACATCCAGGAGGTTGGCATTCCGGGCCTGGGCGATGGCGGGGCGTGGGTCCATCGCAAGGCCGGGACTCCGCCCGCTTGA
- a CDS encoding PQQ-binding-like beta-propeller repeat protein produces the protein MTHQQPAPRARRSATWVFLAGLAGFGSAQAAVNVFERSYDPYRTGANTAETTLTPANVKADTNQFHKRFALKVDGKIEGSPLYASQVNIGGGLHNVVYVATMHNTVYAFDADSGAQLSTRWLGAPVTGNDLHTLKPFTIHGEWGIASTPVIDPATGTLYVVRWGYENGTSGPTYRLFGLDIGNLANEKFPSVRIDGYSKNGVGFDRYRQMQRAGLALAKKPNGAKAVVIAFGGGEGQNTAAGWVVAFDTAKLPQGKASHDVWCSSPNNGSGSGGGAGIWMANAAPAIDDNGDIYVATGNGPYNPAFGADQLGESAVRLVWNPGDPGALAVADWFTPFLDRDRDAAHKDQDLSAGGVVALPEGGGLIAGGKDGVYYHIHRGGMGQRDYSKLIDPPFVATFDYQPWNGHGSLFDDLNQITSTDPFTIGHVDGGRTPHIHGTGVYHNNLLFVQGENNQVRVFAKNSGHFGASPLAKGTETASWGTGSPGGMPGGILSLSANGTQNAILWVNQAAGNLPGDPAANIAPTPNILRAYDVSSAVGGTLQMIWDSEMEPNDHVGAATKFAPPLVANGKVYMATYDNQVVVYGLGAASPTPKRDIRRTVVFIYAQTQSGQDMFVRGGSQGGSPIRITHRNWLNARTNVYRWGDAYLDWNGGEPGQAQPGGGLGGGSPVDWTTSAAQGQNQPYVWMAGYGIANENNFGMHYWMLDADMDCEQAFDDGKGHKWFELKGFIVTTLNNAVSPTPGWEGDIYQTGTPYPSINHMGQCGMVNVFVANFPGRPANLDPNSAQFFAPSYTYLAPLDDRKAAADVLEKTPCVAPGVEKRCVGNLAQTCQTVEGGKYFRTAQNCNTSSVGGNFVQMCQRSTGQCCTPGAGGICQ, from the coding sequence ATGACACATCAGCAACCAGCCCCACGGGCGCGACGGTCGGCCACCTGGGTTTTCCTGGCCGGCCTCGCGGGTTTCGGCAGCGCGCAGGCGGCGGTCAACGTCTTCGAGCGCAGCTACGACCCATATCGGACCGGCGCCAACACCGCCGAAACCACCCTCACCCCGGCCAATGTCAAGGCCGACACCAACCAATTCCACAAACGCTTCGCGCTCAAGGTGGATGGCAAGATCGAGGGCTCGCCGCTCTATGCGTCCCAGGTCAACATCGGCGGCGGCCTCCACAACGTGGTCTATGTCGCCACCATGCACAACACCGTGTATGCCTTCGACGCCGACAGCGGTGCCCAACTCTCGACCCGCTGGCTGGGCGCCCCGGTCACCGGCAACGATCTCCACACTCTCAAGCCCTTCACCATCCATGGCGAATGGGGCATCGCCAGCACCCCGGTCATCGATCCCGCCACCGGCACTTTATATGTGGTGCGCTGGGGCTATGAAAACGGCACCAGCGGCCCGACCTATCGCTTGTTCGGGCTGGACATCGGCAACCTCGCCAACGAAAAATTTCCCTCGGTACGGATCGACGGCTACAGCAAGAACGGCGTCGGCTTCGACCGCTACCGCCAGATGCAGCGGGCCGGTCTGGCCCTGGCCAAAAAGCCGAATGGTGCCAAGGCCGTGGTCATCGCCTTCGGCGGCGGCGAGGGCCAGAACACGGCGGCGGGCTGGGTGGTCGCCTTCGACACCGCCAAGCTGCCCCAGGGCAAAGCTTCCCACGATGTCTGGTGTTCCAGCCCCAACAACGGCTCCGGCAGCGGCGGCGGGGCCGGGATATGGATGGCGAACGCCGCGCCCGCCATCGACGACAACGGCGATATCTATGTCGCCACCGGCAACGGTCCCTACAACCCGGCCTTCGGGGCCGACCAACTCGGCGAAAGCGCGGTGCGGCTGGTGTGGAATCCCGGCGATCCCGGCGCGTTGGCGGTGGCCGATTGGTTCACGCCCTTCCTCGACCGCGACCGCGACGCCGCCCACAAGGATCAAGATTTATCGGCAGGCGGCGTGGTCGCCCTGCCGGAGGGCGGCGGGCTGATCGCCGGCGGCAAGGACGGCGTGTACTACCACATCCACCGCGGCGGCATGGGCCAGCGCGATTACTCCAAGCTGATCGACCCGCCCTTCGTCGCCACCTTCGATTACCAACCTTGGAACGGCCACGGCTCGCTGTTCGACGACCTGAACCAGATCACCTCGACCGATCCCTTCACCATCGGCCATGTGGACGGTGGCCGCACCCCGCATATCCACGGCACCGGGGTCTATCACAACAACCTGCTGTTCGTGCAGGGCGAGAACAACCAAGTGCGGGTGTTCGCCAAGAACAGCGGTCATTTCGGCGCCAGCCCCCTGGCGAAAGGCACGGAAACCGCCTCCTGGGGCACCGGCTCGCCGGGCGGGATGCCCGGCGGCATCCTCTCGCTATCGGCCAACGGCACCCAGAACGCCATCCTCTGGGTGAACCAGGCCGCGGGCAACCTGCCCGGCGACCCCGCCGCCAATATCGCCCCCACGCCGAACATCCTCCGCGCCTACGATGTGTCGAGCGCGGTCGGCGGCACCCTGCAAATGATATGGGACAGCGAGATGGAGCCGAACGACCACGTCGGCGCAGCGACCAAATTCGCCCCGCCCCTGGTAGCCAACGGCAAGGTCTACATGGCGACCTACGACAACCAAGTGGTGGTCTATGGCCTGGGTGCCGCGTCGCCGACCCCGAAGCGGGATATCCGCCGCACCGTGGTATTCATCTACGCCCAGACCCAATCTGGCCAGGACATGTTCGTGCGGGGCGGGAGCCAGGGCGGTTCCCCCATCCGCATCACCCACCGCAACTGGCTGAACGCCCGCACCAATGTCTACCGCTGGGGCGACGCTTATCTGGACTGGAACGGCGGCGAACCCGGCCAGGCCCAGCCCGGCGGCGGTTTAGGCGGTGGTTCGCCGGTGGACTGGACCACCAGCGCGGCCCAGGGCCAGAACCAACCCTATGTGTGGATGGCGGGCTATGGCATCGCCAACGAAAACAACTTCGGGATGCACTACTGGATGCTCGATGCCGACATGGATTGCGAGCAGGCGTTCGACGATGGCAAAGGCCATAAGTGGTTCGAGCTGAAGGGCTTCATCGTCACCACGCTCAACAACGCCGTGTCGCCGACGCCGGGCTGGGAAGGCGATATCTATCAGACGGGCACGCCCTACCCTTCCATCAACCACATGGGCCAGTGCGGGATGGTGAATGTGTTCGTGGCGAACTTCCCCGGACGGCCCGCCAATCTGGACCCGAACTCGGCCCAGTTCTTCGCGCCCAGCTATACCTACCTCGCGCCGCTGGACGACCGCAAGGCCGCGGCGGACGTGCTGGAAAAAACGCCCTGCGTGGCTCCAGGCGTGGAGAAGCGCTGTGTCGGCAATCTGGCCCAGACCTGCCAGACCGTGGAGGGCGGGAAATATTTCCGCACCGCGCAGAACTGTAATACGTCCTCGGTGGGCGGGAATTTCGTGCAGATGTGCCAGCGCTCGACCGGCCAATGCTGCACGCCCGGTGCCGGGGGAATTTGCCAGTAA
- a CDS encoding dioxygenase family protein — MGTALAASYPLSPVLTEGPFCLDKKLLRSDVRSDSTTGETTTGFPLGLRIRIFTLNAKGKTVPLAGAYVDIWHCNALGYYSGETNNGAYDASTVDWLRGYQVTDSRGLVRFVSIYPGWYTGRTVHIHARIRLYDDAGNATYDQATQIFFDDDLTDIIAAKPPYTHDTQVRTYNATDSIYNGASNHSEIDGVTSDAGDDLLATTTLLPKRCSASIRLVIDTSEGVAGLNCPTSADNSGGGGGGGTPPTPPS; from the coding sequence ATGGGAACCGCCCTGGCCGCGAGCTACCCGCTTTCGCCCGTGCTGACCGAAGGCCCGTTCTGCCTGGACAAGAAACTGCTCCGCTCCGATGTCCGCAGCGATTCCACCACCGGGGAAACCACGACCGGCTTCCCTCTCGGCCTACGCATCCGGATCTTCACGCTGAACGCGAAGGGCAAGACCGTCCCGCTCGCGGGGGCCTATGTGGATATCTGGCATTGCAATGCCCTGGGTTATTACTCCGGCGAGACCAATAACGGTGCCTACGACGCCAGCACCGTGGATTGGCTGCGCGGCTACCAAGTGACCGATTCCAGGGGGCTGGTCAGGTTCGTTTCCATCTACCCCGGCTGGTACACCGGGCGCACGGTCCACATCCATGCCCGCATCCGCCTGTACGACGACGCGGGGAACGCCACCTACGACCAAGCCACGCAGATTTTCTTCGACGACGACCTGACCGATATCATCGCGGCCAAACCCCCCTACACCCACGATACCCAGGTGCGCACTTACAACGCGACCGATTCGATCTATAACGGCGCGTCCAACCATTCCGAAATCGACGGCGTCACCAGCGATGCCGGAGACGATCTACTAGCCACCACGACCCTGCTCCCCAAGCGTTGCAGCGCCTCGATCCGGCTCGTGATCGACACCAGCGAAGGCGTGGCCGGGTTGAATTGCCCGACCAGCGCGGACAATAGCGGCGGCGGGGGCGGCGGTGGCACGCCCCCGACACCGCCCTCCTGA
- the rtcA gene encoding RNA 3'-terminal phosphate cyclase, whose amino-acid sequence MVNEYLELDGSEGEGGGQVLRTALSLSLCTGTPFRIVNIRAKRKTPGLMRQHLTAVRAAAEICGATVEGDRAGSQTLGFAPGLVRGGDYRFAIGTAGSCTLVFQTVLPALLRADAPSRVELQGGTHNPMSPPFHFLERAFLPLLRRMGAEVSLELQRFGFYPAGGGGFSAHIEPAPRLRPLVLEERGPRVQAYAESFIAALPVHIARRELDVVGKRLGWNAEQLHLRGLANDQGPGNALLLTLEHEQVTEVFSGFAEKGVAAETVAERTVEQARRYLAAGAAVGPYLADQLLLPLALAGAGSFTTGTPSQHAITNAGVIRRFLDVEIRMERRDDGAFRVGVGRDG is encoded by the coding sequence ATGGTGAATGAATACTTGGAACTGGACGGTTCGGAAGGCGAGGGTGGTGGACAGGTATTGCGGACGGCGCTGTCGCTGTCTCTGTGTACCGGGACGCCGTTCCGCATTGTCAATATCCGCGCCAAGCGCAAAACCCCAGGGCTGATGCGCCAACACCTGACCGCCGTGCGGGCGGCGGCGGAGATTTGCGGGGCCACGGTCGAAGGCGACCGGGCCGGTTCGCAAACCTTGGGCTTCGCGCCGGGGCTGGTCCGGGGCGGCGACTACCGCTTCGCCATCGGCACGGCGGGAAGCTGTACCCTGGTGTTCCAGACCGTCCTCCCGGCTTTGCTGCGGGCCGATGCGCCGAGCCGGGTCGAACTCCAGGGCGGCACCCACAACCCCATGTCGCCGCCGTTCCATTTCCTGGAGCGGGCCTTCCTGCCGCTGCTGCGGCGCATGGGCGCGGAGGTGTCCCTGGAACTCCAGCGCTTCGGTTTCTATCCGGCGGGCGGCGGCGGTTTCAGCGCCCACATCGAGCCCGCGCCCCGGCTGCGGCCCTTGGTCCTGGAGGAACGCGGCCCCCGCGTCCAAGCCTACGCGGAAAGCTTCATCGCCGCCCTGCCGGTCCACATTGCCCGCCGGGAACTGGACGTGGTCGGCAAGCGCCTGGGTTGGAACGCCGAACAACTCCACCTGCGCGGTCTCGCCAACGACCAGGGGCCGGGCAACGCCTTGTTGCTGACCTTGGAACATGAACAAGTGACCGAGGTGTTTTCCGGCTTCGCGGAAAAGGGCGTGGCGGCGGAAACCGTGGCCGAGCGGACCGTCGAGCAGGCGCGGCGTTATCTCGCGGCGGGAGCGGCGGTGGGTCCGTATCTGGCCGATCAATTGTTGCTGCCCTTGGCCCTGGCCGGGGCCGGGTCGTTCACCACGGGGACGCCGAGCCAGCACGCTATCACCAATGCCGGGGTGATCCGGCGCTTCTTAGACGTGGAGATTCGGATGGAACGGCGGGATGATGGGGCGTTTCGGGTCGGGGTGGGACGGGATGGTTGA
- a CDS encoding DUF1152 domain-containing protein — translation MKIPFFDALSDSKSILIAGAGGGFDVASGIPIYLYLRKLGKPVVLANLSFTALPSTDSDEICPGTYQITQESRDIPYFPEKFILEWLSARGENPDIYACSNKLGVIPLGHAYSVIAQKHGIDTLILVDGGTDSLMFGDEVGVGTIVEDACSIIAAAKVPIAHRYLVATGFGVDYFHDLNHHACLENIATLTRDGAYLGAIALTQDMDEGRGYLELVEYLNRRLPGYMSIVANSIASAIRGEFGNFHVTPRTKGSELFINPFMGLFWFFQLRGVAARIAFASKIDTSETMHEVAQGFRLFRAMTIRRTPKNIPL, via the coding sequence ATGAAAATTCCCTTTTTCGACGCCTTATCGGACTCGAAATCCATCCTGATCGCGGGCGCGGGTGGTGGTTTCGACGTGGCAAGTGGAATACCCATCTATTTATATCTACGCAAACTCGGCAAGCCCGTGGTTCTGGCCAACTTATCCTTCACCGCATTACCGTCCACGGACAGCGATGAAATCTGTCCAGGCACCTATCAGATCACCCAAGAATCGCGGGATATACCTTACTTTCCAGAGAAATTCATCCTGGAATGGCTAAGCGCCAGGGGCGAGAATCCCGATATCTACGCTTGCTCCAACAAGCTGGGGGTTATCCCGCTCGGCCATGCCTATTCGGTGATCGCCCAGAAACACGGTATCGACACACTCATCCTGGTCGATGGCGGCACGGATAGCCTGATGTTCGGCGATGAAGTAGGGGTCGGCACCATCGTCGAGGATGCCTGTTCCATCATCGCGGCGGCCAAAGTTCCCATCGCCCATCGCTATCTGGTCGCGACCGGGTTTGGTGTCGATTATTTCCACGACCTCAATCACCATGCCTGCCTGGAAAATATCGCCACCCTTACCAGGGACGGCGCATACCTGGGTGCCATCGCCTTGACTCAGGATATGGACGAGGGACGGGGTTATTTGGAGTTGGTGGAATACCTGAACCGGCGGCTGCCGGGATATATGAGTATCGTCGCCAATTCCATAGCCAGCGCCATCCGGGGTGAATTCGGGAATTTCCATGTCACCCCCAGGACGAAAGGCAGCGAGTTGTTCATCAATCCCTTTATGGGGTTATTTTGGTTTTTCCAACTACGCGGCGTGGCTGCGCGGATCGCGTTCGCTTCCAAAATCGACACCAGCGAGACCATGCACGAAGTGGCCCAGGGTTTTCGGCTATTCCGCGCCATGACCATCCGGCGCACACCGAAAAATATCCCCCTCTGA
- a CDS encoding RtcB family protein produces the protein MNHESYEVLQPTQGHHIKMWTRGVPVEEEAKQQLFNIARLPFIFSHLAVMPDVHLGKGSTIGSVIPTLGAIIPAAVGVDIGCGMIAARTSLTAADLPDHLHGWRTAIEKAVPHGRTPGSRDVGAWTNPPPEVDEVWAELEPEFREITAKYPKLAKTNNRNHLGTLGTGNHFIEVCLDEVDRVWFMLHSGSRGVGNAIGNLFIELAKEDMRRYFINLPDADLAYFPQQSEHFTDYVQAVEWAQDYARRNRALMMRQVVEAIRRIMPQPFEAEVEAVNCHHNYVQREHHFGKNILVTRKGAVSAREGELGIIPGSMGARSYIVRGKGEPQSFCSCSHGAGRLMSRSEAKRRYSVADQIQATEGVECRKDKNVIDEIPLAYKDIDAVMRAQADLVEIVHTLKQVVCVKG, from the coding sequence ATGAACCACGAATCCTACGAAGTCCTCCAGCCCACCCAAGGCCACCACATCAAGATGTGGACCCGTGGCGTCCCGGTCGAGGAAGAAGCCAAGCAGCAGCTTTTCAACATCGCCCGGCTGCCGTTCATCTTCAGCCACCTGGCGGTGATGCCGGACGTGCATCTCGGCAAGGGCTCCACCATCGGCAGCGTGATCCCGACCCTCGGGGCCATCATCCCGGCGGCGGTCGGGGTCGATATCGGCTGCGGGATGATCGCCGCCCGCACTTCGCTGACCGCCGCCGACCTGCCCGACCACCTGCATGGCTGGCGCACGGCCATCGAAAAAGCCGTCCCCCATGGCCGCACGCCCGGCAGCCGCGATGTGGGCGCCTGGACGAATCCGCCGCCGGAGGTGGACGAAGTCTGGGCCGAACTGGAGCCGGAATTCCGCGAGATCACCGCGAAATACCCCAAGCTCGCCAAGACCAACAACCGCAACCACCTGGGCACGCTCGGCACTGGCAATCACTTCATCGAGGTCTGCCTGGACGAGGTGGATCGAGTTTGGTTCATGCTGCACTCGGGCTCGCGGGGCGTCGGCAACGCCATCGGCAACCTGTTCATCGAACTGGCGAAGGAGGACATGCGCCGCTATTTCATCAACCTGCCGGATGCCGATTTGGCCTATTTCCCGCAGCAAAGCGAACATTTCACCGACTATGTGCAAGCGGTGGAATGGGCGCAGGATTACGCCCGCCGCAACCGGGCCTTGATGATGCGTCAGGTGGTCGAGGCCATCCGCCGCATCATGCCCCAGCCGTTCGAGGCCGAGGTCGAGGCGGTGAATTGCCACCACAACTACGTGCAGCGCGAACACCATTTCGGCAAGAACATCCTCGTCACCCGCAAGGGCGCGGTGTCGGCGCGGGAAGGCGAACTCGGCATCATCCCCGGTTCGATGGGGGCGCGGTCCTACATCGTGCGCGGCAAGGGCGAGCCGCAGTCGTTCTGCTCGTGCAGCCACGGCGCGGGGCGTTTGATGTCGCGCTCCGAGGCCAAGCGCCGCTACAGCGTGGCCGACCAAATCCAGGCCACCGAAGGCGTGGAATGCCGCAAGGACAAGAATGTGATCGACGAGATTCCCCTGGCCTATAAGGACATCGACGCGGTGATGCGGGCGCAGGCGGATTTGGTGGAGATCGTGCATACCCTCAAGCAGGTGGTGTGCGTCAAGGGTTAG